DNA from Eucalyptus grandis isolate ANBG69807.140 chromosome 5, ASM1654582v1, whole genome shotgun sequence:
TGCCCTCGCTCCGTGTTTTCGACATCTCTAAGAACTCTTTCAATGGGTCTCTGCCCGTGTGGATCTGTGCAAACTCGACTGGCATTCAGGTGCTTAATCTGGCTTTCAATTGTTTCTCTGATGTTATCCCGCCAGGACTCGGCAATTGTAGCTCATTGCAGAACCTCTCTCTGGCCAAGAATAGTCTCACGGGCGGGATCAGTGAAGATATCCTCACTCTGGGTCAGTTGGTCCAATTGAGCCTCCAGGAAAACTCGTTTTCTGGGCCGCTCGATCTCAGGATCGGAAATCTCACGGAACTGGTTCAGCTGAAAATGTCAACAAACGGATTCACGGGGTCAATTCCGGATGTGTTTCAGAAGATGAAGAAGCTGCAGTACTTCATAGCTCATGCCAATTGCTTCACGGGCCCCATCCCGTCTTCCTTGTCCAATTTGCCATCGCTCAGGGTTCTCACTTTGTGGAACAACTCGCTGACTGGTAGGATAGGTCTTAACTGTTCGTCATTGAGCAGTCTGGAGATTCTGGATTTAGGTTCCAACAATTTCGGGGGTCCTTTCCCTGAGGATTTGCCCAATTGCCGGCGGCTGCAGAAAGTGAACCTTGCACGAAACAAGTTCACAACCCCGATACCTCAAAGCTTCAAGAACTTCTCCAGCCTCGCTTACCTGTCGATATCGAATATGAGCCTATCGAACATATCATCTGCACTCGGGATCCTTCAGCACTGCAGCAATTTGACAGTGTTGGTTCTCACTCTAAATTACTTTGATGAAGAATTGCCTGGCGATGCAAGTTTGAGTTTTCCAAAGCTTGAGGTTCTTATGATGGCGCGTAGTCGACTGAGGGGTTCCATGCCCCAGTGGGTACGTGGATGCACCCGTTTGCAGTTGCTGGATTTGTCCGGGAACAGATTGGGTGGAACGATCCCATCGTGGATCGGCGACTTCCAATCTCTCTTTTATCTGGACTTATCAAAGAACTCGTTCGTGGGCGAGATCCCAAAAGTGATAACCGGATTGCCTGCCCTCATCCACAGGAATATGTCAATATCGGTACCTTCTCACGTTTTTCCAATATTCCGGCCAAGGAATATGAACTCGGGGGTGCTGAAGTACAAACGATTTACAAACTTTCCATCGACTGTGGATCTCGGAGGCAACTCTCTTGACGGATCAATCTGGCCGGAGTTCAGGAATTTGAAAGATGTCCGTATCTTGGTTCTTAGCAATAACTTCTTATCAGGTTCGATTCCGGACAGTTTATCCGAAATGACTAACCTAGAGACGCTCAATCTGTCTTACAACAATCTGTCTGGAAGTATACCTTTCTCGTTAGTGCGCCTCACCTTTCTGTCCAAGTTTAGTGTTGCATATAACAATTTGTCCGGGCCAATTCCTACAGGGGGTCAATTCTCGACCTTTCCCAGTTCGAGTTTTGAAGGAACCAAACTGTGTGGTGATCATTGTGCTCCTTGCCCAGCGAATCACAGTCATCCTGGATCAGCCAATTATAGTCAAAATCATTCTAAATCTTCTGATCATGCCATGAGCGATAGAAACCTTGGAATGATCATTGGACTTGCATTCGGAATGGCCATTGAAATTACATTGGGAGCAACTAGGATCAGTGATTCGTGTTTACGTGTGATAACGAGATTTTGTAATCATCCTAAGTCATGTTAAtaaaacttcaaaagaaaattgtgggCGAGATCCCAAAAGAGATTACAGGATTGCCTGGCTTCATCAACAGAAATCTGTCAATGGCTGAACTTTCTCCTGATTTCCCACTCTTCATGAAGAGGAATGTGAGCGTAAGGGGGCCGCAGTACAATCAAGTTACGAGCTTTCCACCGACTGTGGCACTCGAATGCGACTTTCTCAATGGGTCAATCTGGCCCGAGTTCGGGAATTTAAAAAAGGTCCATATCTTGGATCTGAGGAATAACTTCTTATCAGGTTCGATTCccgacagttttttttttgaatgactAGCCTAGAGACTCTTGATTTGTCTTACAACAATCTGTCGGGAGGTATACCTTTTTCATTAGTTTGTCTCAACTTTCTGTCCAAGTTCAGTGTGGCATATAACAATTTGTCTGGACCAATTCCTAACGGGGGCCGATTCCCAACCTTTCCGAATTCAATTTTGAAGGAACCAAACCATGTGGTGATCATGCTTCCCCCTGCTTGGTGAGTCAAAGTTATCCTGGATCTACTGATCATAGTCAAAATCATCATGGATCCATGAGTGATAGGAACCTTGGAATGACCATTGGACTTGCATTTGGAATGGCTATAGGATGTGCATTGGGAACAACTAGGATTGGTGATTCTTTTTTACGTATGACAATGAGATTTTATAGTCATCTTAAGACGTGTTgatgaaaaacttaaaaaaataaaataaaataaattgtaacTTACTATTTTGTTGCCATGTTGGTATATTTGGCAATTTACAGCCCAATTCTCTAGCACCAACTTTAGCCGTTAAATTTTTGCCGAATttatttatctcataaaaaatcgaTAAATTTGACCCCGTTAAGCGAATCCCCATGTATATTACGTGCAAGTCTCTTGCCGATGTGGACTTTAGGCACCAAAGGCCCGCCATTTCAGTCGGCGTCATTTCGTCCATTCGAATCCCCAATCTCTTGGCCAGTTccattcttgaagaagaagacgcaTCCTGGCCGCCTTCAAGAGCTTCAGCAAAAAATTGTATGAAACAGctctttttgttaaaaaaaacagaggagatGCAGATATGCACAAGAGTAGCGTTAAAAACAGAGGAGAACAGAAGAGATAATACACAAAAACAGAGGAACTGTCTGCAGAACCACACCCATAAAAACTGACGCCATAacctttatataggctttacACAAACAAATAACCATCACTGCAGAGACCCCACCACCGCTTGGGTGGGCCGTGATGGGCGGTGGAGGGTCATCATTGGGAGCAAACGAGACAGGATGGGAATGGCCCTTTTGTACAGAAGCAAAGACTTTGTTCACTGGACCCAGGCTCAACGCCCACTTCACTCTGCTGAGAACACTGGGATGTGGGAGTGCCCAGATTTTTCCCAATCTCTGCTCAAGTCCCTGTTGGCTTGGACACCTCAAGTAATGGACCAAATGTTAAGCATGTGCTCAAGGTGAGCTTGGATGACACTAAGCATGATCACTACACCATCGGGACTTACAACTCCAGCACGGATAAGTACGTTCCCGACGAGGGATCAGTAGAGAGTGACTCGGGGTTGAGATATGATTATGGCAAGTTTTACGCTTCCAAGACCTTCTTCGATAGCAAGAACAACCGGCGGATCTTGTGGGCTTGGATCAACGAGTCGTCCAGTGTGGACGATGATATCAAGAAAGGATGGTCCGGAGTCCaggtaaaatattttatttttattcttatcatTATTGTTTTAAGACAAGCGAATCGGTAAAAATCCAATGTTAGGTTCACTTAAATTAGGTGAAGTTGCGCTCATTATGTTAAGGGGCCAATGCAAGTTTTGAGGTCACTAATGTTTGTGTGGCAGGCAATTCCAAGGACCCTTTGGCTAGACAAATCTGGAAAACAGTTGGTGCAGTGGCCAATAgtggaaatagaaaagctacGTACCAACCAAGTTGATTTGCCCAACAAATTGATTAAGGGAGGAACAGTTCTTGAAGTGTCTGGTATTACAGCTGCACAGGTGAGCTTTTCTGGTCACATTTCCATCAGGCATGTTCACGGGTTTCATTAAAGCCACAGACCAACCACAACTCCAAActcttttatttccaattttcagTAAGAGCAAGTACCCAACATTCGGCTTGTGGTGCTTCTCCATGGGCCTTTTCTTCATAGGTTTTCTTGGTTTTTCTTCTACAACCTCGAAATCTACTTCAAGATAACAACTTACCCATGTTCAAAGTATTTTCAACCATATGAATATCGGCTAGTTTTTCTATGGTTCTGTAACCGTTACTGAATCGGCACTTATTTACTCTATAACATAAGTTAGCAACACCAAATCACTTCCCACATAAAGAAAAATTGCTGCCACTTTAAGAAAAGTTCCTTTTCACAGGAAAAATATCACACAGATTTCTCCACTCGacctaaaatttgcaaaaagtgcaattaagttctaaaacttgtcaaaatgtttcaatcgagtcctaaaatcgacgctgttagcattttccgttaaaaatgctgacgtggcattttaattcaattttttaattttcgcatggatttttttaattattttttacattttaaaaaaattagatttaaaaacaaaaaaaattagatttattcattttatcttattttcaccaaaaattaaaaaaagaaaaaaaaaaaaaaaattatttataaaaattgtttaaaaaaaaatggctccTCTCCCCGTCGCcaccgccgttgccgccgccaccgcccatCGTCGGAGGGGCCGGGCGACGGTCGCTGGCCCTGGGCGAGGGTGGCTGGCCTTCGCCCGGTAAGGGCGAGGCCTCACCGGCCCCAAGCGAGGGCTAACGATCGTCGCCCGCCCTATGTGAGGCCTTGTCGTCCCCCTGCGAGGGTCGGCGACGACTCACCCAGAGCGGGTGACGGCCGCCAGCCCCCTGCGAGGGCCGATGCGCCAGATCCGGGCACCCTCCTCACTGACCCCAAGCGAGGGCCGATGAGGCCTCGCTCAGGGCTGGTGACGGTTGTTGGCCCTCGCCGAAGTCTTGAAACTTTCACAAAAAGTAAAATGCTGGCACAAAAGTCTTCAcatctttttttataattctcttAGTTTGaacaattgatatatttgtgacaaatttatctctattaatttttgttaaattgttaAGTTCGATAATATATGATATGACAGTTGATGGGTGTTTGTGGTTTTACTACTTATTTGTTatagtattaatttaatttaatgaaaatcaacggatgataaatttattgcagATATATTAGTTGTGTATAATTAATGGGAGTGTCCATGAATTCTTAACTCGATAATTTGAGGTGATTACCAAACTATGTGCAAACTACTTTTGTCAAAGCTTCGTTTTATGGTCTTCGCAGTGTACCTGATGTCTCCTCAGATGGCCGCACCCACGCTCTCGTGCACTGAAGAAAACTCAAATAAACAAAGTCCAGTTGTCAAAATGCTTCTTCGATCCAGCAAAATGCTCATTATAAAAACACATagtgatgtttttttttttttgggggcaaaAACACGTAGTGATGTTGATCCGGGCATAAAACGGCGGCCCGACGAGCGCACAAAAAGCCATTTCGGCCTTTTGCCTATTCAAAGCCAGAGGCATCGCAATTTCGCGTTGGCTGAAAATTCTGTTTAATGCGATTTGGAGTCCTTTTTATTGTAAGACGCACGTTCGTCCTCTTCTCGCTGCCCCCCCGGCCGAACCCGCCCGTCGTCTCTGACTCGATCCGCCTCGGCCCCTCCCTCTCTCGCGCTCGCGCACGCCGCTCGCCCTCCGCCGGTCGCCGCTCCTCCGTCTGTCGCCGCCGCGGCTCGCCTCTCCTCTCCAGGTCCTCTCTCCGCTTCCGAGATTCGAttctcgcccaaatccggctcGGGCATGCGCTTTCTTGTTTCGCTTCCGATCTGGCCTCGCGTCTCGGGATAGACGATTCGGTCGTTTGTTTGTTTCTGTTTTGGGAGAGATTGATGCGGTTTGGTGGTCTTCGATTTCTGGCCGGTGTCTAATTTTTTGAGAACGATTGGTCGTAATTCTCGGGTCTTGACGTCTTGGGATTCGTCGGCGCATCCGTTTAGAGATTCATTCTTGCTTCCGCTGTTGTGGAAACCGAGTGTCGGAAGTTGAGACATGCATTTCGAGCATTGACAAGTGTTTCCAGAAGCGAGTTTTGTTCTTACAGTCGAGCTGCGTTGAGATGGACTTGATTTGTAGGCTGAATGTCTGTCTGGGATTACTTTTCAGTCTGCCATTAGATGGGTACGTGCTTTTGTTTCTTTGCGCCGTACCAAGCACGTTCAGAAGACCCTCCAATTGTTATCGACAATTTGTGAAAGTTTGAAATCGTTGCATACCGAGAGGTAGTTTCGATGATTTCGTAATCATGAAGtgtttatcaaatagatttaaaaaaatgagaacaaTTTCAAAGCCGTACGAAACACGTTTGGAAGACCCTTCGATTGTcgcattttccctttttttatatGTCAAGCATCGTGggccaattcttcttcttcttttttttgtatatttaaattattattattttccggcAAAATATATATGGGGTGGAGTGTGTGGCTTGAGGGAGGAGGCAAAGGTGCGAATCTAacggaggggagagagagagaataggatGCGCTCGTGCGGTGTGCGTTTCCTAACTTTACATTATGGCAGATACTATATGTAATGGCTCATTTCTCTTCTACAATGTGCTTTCTTTAGCCAACCCCACAAACTATTAGAAGCATTAGTTGTCCTTTTTGTTGTTACATGGCCATTTATCAAGTGCAATAGTAGCAAACCAAACGCAGTTAAGTAACGTACCAGCAAAGACTTAGATATGCAacaagtcctctctctctctctctatctctctctctgaatcTATAAGCAATTGCGCGACAGAGAAATGAAGGGTAATTCTGCAGAACGTGAATATGAAGCACCCTCGTTTCGAAAACAACTCAAGAAACGCGGACCCACGAGGAAATTTTCAGACTTACGCAGCTACCCCAAAAAAGATTCGCACTTTTTCTTCTATCTACGAAGCACACGGACCCTCGCGCGCGCGCCCGCATCGCCGGACAAACCACTGATGCGGAAGAGGGATCGAGACTCGTTACCTGATCTCTTGCGGGACTTCCAGAAAATCCGAGGACTCGAAGCCGCCGGAGAGAAACCGGGCAGATTCCCATCCACCGCAGCGCTGCCGCCGTCCGGCTTCTCTTCCTGGACCATCTCAAGAAACCTCCACAGCTCCCGGAAGCCGAAGCTTCAACCTCAAAAACCAACACCGAcccagaaagagagagagagagagaggggtctGAAAGCGAGGAGCTTTTCAAGGATGCTGTTCTGCGTCCTGGTCTTCTCCCTTCCGGGTCTCGATTCTCGTTCCTTCTTGTTGTCGTTGTTTGGTATTACCGAGAAAGAGCAGAGCAGGAGAGAGCCAGAAGATAggaaattgtttgctttttcctccttttaaaAATGCCCCCTCAGAATACCAGCCGATTGGGGGAGTGGCCCCACCAGCGGTTGGGGGTTTCGACGGTCCGGATTCGCCGTGGGGGGCGTCGGATTCTATGCCCACGCTAGGCTCCTTGCGACCATTTTCTGACGTCAGCTCCCCGTCATTATCTTTTCTCCTTAGCCGGTGCCTCCTCCGCCGTGTCGAAAAGTCCCAAGAAACGAACAGGCAGCAATTACTGAATTgcttttcttaaattttaagcCTCACGTTCCACGGAAGTGGTTCAGCTTCCCCTGAATTACCATAAGTTTCTCCAGTGagtaatctttttttcttttttctctacgcatttttttccttgatgtCTGATATCCGAGTGAAAAAAGGAGAGTAATTaacctatatatatatgcgaatgatcttacTTCTGAAAAAGTGATCATCTAAGCTTCCCCTCTGCACGTACTCGTATACGAGGAGGTACTGATTGTCTTCCCAGCAATAACCCAGTAATTTCACGATATTTGGGTGAGAAAACTTCCCCAATAACTTAACTTCCGACATACATCAACTAATCCACATAATAGAAGTGCTTAATAGACTATTAACACATAAAAAACCAAACCAGAAACATTGACTCGTTCAACATTCCCTCTCTTAAATTGATGTTGCAAACAATCAGTTTAAAAGACCTTTTCTCAATTTGGAATATCCAACAAATGAACACCAAGGAGCTTTCTCAGCTTCTGATATATGgacaactttaggggcttggtgaatatatcagccACTTGATCTTCACTTCTACATAAAACTAGCTCAACTACTTCATCCTTTGTAAGATCTCTTAAGAAGTGGTACTTCACATCTATATGCTTGCTCCTCCCATGTAGAACTGGATTTTTGGACAGCTTGATAGTTGAGCTATTGTCACAATAGATTGTAGTTGTTTCTTGCTATTTGAACTAAAGCTCTCCAAGAATCTTCCGTAACCATATGGCTTGACAGGCGCATGAAGTTGCAGCAACAAATTCTACTTCAGTTGTTGATAACGTAACAATTGATTGCTTCTTTGAAGACCATGAAACCGCCCCTGAACCAAGTATGAATATATACCCTGAAGTACTTCTTCTATCATCAACATCTCCAGCATAATCGCTATTTGTAAACCCAAACAAATCtgacttttctccctttttatagAACAgcccaaaatttttagtttcttGCAAATAGCAAAAAATCCTTTTTGCAACTTGTAAATGTAACTCTATTGGGTGCTCCATATACCTACTTATAAGGCTCACAGCATGCATGATATCTGGTCTTGTCCTCATCAAATACGTCATGCTTCCAACAATTTGCTTGTTGAGAGTGCTATCCACCTTGCTTCCATTAGAATCTTTCAagagcttcaatccaactttagTTGGAATAGTCACGGGGTTacaattattcatttgaaaccTGTCCAAAATCTCTTGAACATACTTCTTTTGAGACATAAAGATTCCAGCTGTAGATTGAATTACTTCTATGCCCAAAAAATAATGCATCAATCCAAGATtagtcatctcaaattcatccatcatagactccttgaatttgtcaaacatgGCACTATCACTCCCAGTAAAAATAAGATCATCACATATAAGCATACAAGAAGCAACTTCCCACCATCACCaattttaataaagagtgtatgctcatatggacattttctaaaacctttcttcaaaaaataggcATCGATGTGACTATACCAAGCTCGGGGAgcttgttttaacccatatAGTGCATTTTTTAATTGATAAACTTTATGTTCACTACCGAGCTTCACATAACCATAAGGTTGATCAACAAATACATTTTCTTGAAGATCACCATGCAAGAATGCTGACTTCACATCCAATTGGAAGATAGGCCATGAATTCTGTGCTACTAATGCAATTACCAATCTGATTGTGTCAAGTCTTGCTACAGGTGCAAATACTTCTTTGTAATCCACTCCAAATTCTTGCTTGTAGTCTTTCGCCACCAAGCGCGCTTTATACTTGTCAATTTCACcattcttgttcaattttgtcttgTACACCCACTTGACTCCGATTgttttgtgtccttttggaagatctgTCAACTCCCAAGTGTTATTTCTCTCAATAGctgcaatttcttcatccattgctatcctccaaatttctttttgtacCGCTTCATCAAAGGTTGTTGGATCACAAtatgaaaacaaagcaaaatgggTAAGTGGATCTTCATATTGATCATCTCCTGTTACTTCATAGTCACTCATCCATACAGGCCTCTGTCAAACACGATGAGGTCAATCTTTAGGTTCTACAGCTGCTGCTGTACTTTGAACATTGCTTGTGGCGATTTGGGTTGTTGTGGGTTGCTGTACcagctcatcttcttcttcaaaatttgttggaatTTGCTTATCAACACCTTGCTCACCCCATGGCCAAGTTTGTTCTTCATCAAAAGTCACATCACGattgataatgattttcttggtTATAGGATCATAAAGTTTATAGGTTTTTGATTGATCACTAATgccaagaaaaacacatttgacTCCCTTGTCATCtagcttcttcctcttctggTCAAGAACATGGGCGTAGGCAATACACCCAAAAATTCTAAAGTGATCTACTGCAGGTCTTTGGCCGCTCCATGCTTCTTCCGGTGTCATATTTTGAATAGCTAGAGTGGTGTttctatttaaaatatgaatgcTCCAATTGACTACTTCAGGCCAGAAACTTTTTGGAATTCCACTTCCCCTCGAGAGACTTCGCGCCATATTTAAAATGGTACTATTCTTCATCTCACATACaccattttgctgtggtgtaTAGGCTGCTGTAAGTTGTCTCTTGATGCCATGCTTCACACAAAAATCTATAAACTCAAGTGAGTTGTACTCTCCACCACGATCCGTGCGAAGGacctttatttgatttcctCCATCCTTTTCAACAAGTGCTTTGAAGTTCTTGAAAGCTACAAAAGCTTcagatttttcttgcaaaaaatacaccaaaatcTTCTAGCTAAAATGATTGAAGGTAATGATATACCGTTTACCTCCATTGGAAATTGGAGATATTGGTCCTTAAATATCTGAATAAACCAACACCAACGGGCTTTTTGCTCTCCACgattttctttgtggaaattGAGCACAGTGTTGCTTGCTAACAACACAATCTTCAAAAATTTCCAAAGGAGTAGAGATCTGAGGAAGACCCTCTACCATCTCTTTTTTATATAGTGTTCACAACCCACCGAAATTAATATGCCCATAGCGAAAATGCCATAACCAAGCTTCCTCCTTCAATCTTGCAGAGAAACATGAATTTGTAGTGTTGTGGAGATACGGTGGAAACATCCGATTGCCCGTCATTTTGACTTCGGCAATTAAACCCAACTTCTCATCTTGGATTATGCAAATTCCAACTTTAATAGAGATTTCATATCCCTTCTCTTGCAGCTCACCAGCACTGAACAGATTAGTCTTCAATTTAGGGACATACAATACATTTGAGATGGTTTGTACCGAAGTCCCTTTTGGATGAATTGCCACTGTTCCTTTCCCCATCACCAACACAATGGAATTGTCACCAAACTTTACGGTGTTGTTGTACATTTCGTCTAgatcaaaaaacattttcttgtctcCACACATGTGATTGCTACAACCAGTATCAAGATACCACATGTTTGGTTGAGTTTCTTCCTTCTCATGGCACACCATCAAAAGagatacttcttcttctttttcagtaaAGTTAGTTCTTTCAATTCTTTGCTCTTTGTTTATTCAAATTAGTTCGACATTCAAATTTGTAATGCACATACTTGTGGCATCTAAAACACTCCACTTTGGATTTGTTTGCTGACCGTGGCCTAAAACCAGTTGAATGTCGTCCTCCACGACCTTTTCCTCTCCCTTGGAAATCACGATAGGAATAGCTTTCAGCCAtagcctttatataggctttacACAAACAAATAACCACCATAGCCCACTAACTTCACACGTACAACAACCAATCCACATAATATAAGTGCTTAATAGACtattaacacataaaaaaaaaaccaaaaacattgACTCGTTCAACACTTTTCTCTGTAGGAGAGAAGCTGATTATCGACACCATGAGAATCCAGTCCTTTGAAGCTAGCTTTTCATTGTTAGAGTCCAAATCCGAGTCGGACCTAGCTTgcttcttcactttcccagtTCTCGATACCTTCAGCAGCCACCGAGATGTGTAAATCTTCCTAACATTGCCGAGCGAATTGAGGATTCTCTTCATGAAATAAAGAAAGCGCCCTTCTAATATACTCCTTTAGCTGAAAAAAGAGCATGTGGTGGATACcaaaatattagaatttgaTCTACTTAGAAAAGCTATGTACTACTCACTGTGATTGCTTATAACAATCATCTTAAATCATTTTTAGGTCTTTTAGTTAACAACAA
Protein-coding regions in this window:
- the LOC104422296 gene encoding phytosulfokine receptor 1 gives rise to the protein MCPPIAVTGWGVVCESSSFLGPRDRPSSSGRVVELVLTSKKLAGNLPDSFGKLDQLKFLNLSFLRSTLPESLLHLPNLQVLNLSCNKFSGPVPKSASLPSLRVFDISKNSFNGSLPVWICANSTGIQVLNLAFNCFSDVIPPGLGNCSSLQNLSLAKNSLTGGISEDILTLGQLVQLSLQENSFSGPLDLRIGNLTELVQLKMSTNGFTGSIPDVFQKMKKLQYFIAHANCFTGPIPSSLSNLPSLRVLTLWNNSLTGRIGLNCSSLSSLEILDLGSNNFGGPFPEDLPNCRRLQKVNLARNKFTTPIPQSFKNFSSLAYLSISNMSLSNISSALGILQHCSNLTVLVLTLNYFDEELPGDASLSFPKLEVLMMARSRLRGSMPQWVRGCTRLQLLDLSGNRLGGTIPSWIGDFQSLFYLDLSKNSFVGEIPKVITGLPALIHRNMSISVPSHVFPIFRPRNMNSGVLKYKRFTNFPSTVDLGGNSLDGSIWPEFRNLKDVRILVLSNNFLSGSIPDSLSEMTNLETLNLSYNNLSGSIPFSLVRLTFLSKFSVAYNNLSGPIPTGGQFSTFPSSSFEGTKLCGDHCAPCPANHSHPGSANYSQNHSKSSDHAMSDRNLGMIIGLAFGMAIEITLGATRISDSCLRVITRFCNHPKSC